The following coding sequences lie in one Microvirga sp. 17 mud 1-3 genomic window:
- the flgG gene encoding flagellar basal-body rod protein FlgG, translated as MRALAIAATGMNAQQLNVEVIANNISNVNTTAFKGARAEFTDLLYQAERLQGIPNQGGETPLPEGAMLGLGVRTAAIRNLHRQGPLTNTTNQLDVALNGRGWFQVQGPNGEVIYTRAGSFNKSDTGAIVTLEGYALPGLNPVPQNTTDISINQDGRVFAKVSGEVDPVELGRIELANFANDSGLEPIGSNYYRETPASGAAVAGFPNNEGFGSVHQGYLESSNVDPVKEITNLISAQRAYEMNSKVIQAADDMAGTVSKGIR; from the coding sequence ATGAGAGCACTCGCAATCGCTGCAACAGGCATGAACGCTCAGCAGCTCAATGTTGAAGTCATTGCCAATAACATATCGAACGTAAACACAACGGCCTTTAAAGGGGCGCGCGCCGAGTTCACCGACCTGCTTTATCAGGCGGAGCGCCTTCAAGGCATTCCCAATCAGGGTGGCGAGACACCTCTTCCGGAAGGTGCCATGCTGGGTCTCGGCGTGAGAACGGCGGCAATTCGCAATCTGCATCGTCAGGGGCCCTTGACTAACACGACGAACCAGCTTGACGTTGCCTTGAACGGTCGCGGCTGGTTTCAGGTGCAAGGGCCGAACGGCGAAGTCATCTATACGCGTGCTGGATCCTTCAACAAGAGTGACACCGGCGCCATTGTCACGCTTGAAGGATATGCGCTTCCCGGCCTCAATCCTGTCCCCCAGAACACGACCGACATTTCGATCAACCAGGATGGGCGAGTGTTCGCCAAAGTCAGTGGAGAGGTCGATCCGGTAGAGCTCGGAAGAATCGAACTGGCCAACTTTGCGAACGATTCTGGCTTGGAGCCGATCGGAAGTAATTATTACCGTGAAACGCCTGCTTCAGGTGCGGCTGTTGCCGGTTTTCCGAACAATGAAGGTTTTGGAAGCGTCCATCAGGGATACTTGGAAAGCTCAAATGTCGACCCAGTGAAGGAAATCACAAATCTCATTTCGGCTCAGAGAGCCTACGAAATGAACTCCAAGGTTATTCAGGCCGCTGACGACATGGCTGGCACGGTCTCTAAGGGCATCCGCTAA
- a CDS encoding ABC transporter ATP-binding protein, protein MIDVNQLRVRFGDNEVVKGISFQVKTGDSFGIVGESGSGKSTVLRALAGLNSEWSGHITIDGKVMRPRRDKSFFRKTQMVFQDPYGSLHPRQTIDRILSEPLLVHGIGDIDRRIDTVLAEVALPGTVRFRYPHQLSGGQRQRVAIARALIAEPEVLLLDEPTSALDVSVQAEILNLLADLRERRHLTYVLVSHNLAVIAHLCPRIGVMIGGEMVEQLSSEDLRAGRTRHPHTAQLRALSIDLEEAA, encoded by the coding sequence ATGATCGACGTTAACCAGCTTCGCGTCCGCTTTGGCGACAACGAGGTCGTGAAGGGGATCTCTTTCCAGGTTAAGACCGGAGACAGCTTTGGGATCGTCGGAGAGAGCGGTTCGGGCAAGTCAACCGTTCTTCGTGCCCTTGCTGGTCTGAACTCCGAATGGTCTGGACACATCACGATCGACGGAAAGGTCATGCGCCCGCGCCGTGACAAATCATTCTTCCGTAAAACCCAGATGGTGTTTCAGGATCCTTACGGCTCCTTGCATCCCCGCCAGACAATTGATCGCATTCTGAGCGAGCCTCTTCTGGTACATGGGATCGGCGACATCGATCGACGTATAGACACGGTGCTGGCTGAGGTTGCATTGCCGGGCACAGTGCGCTTCCGCTATCCGCATCAACTCTCCGGAGGGCAACGTCAACGTGTTGCAATTGCAAGAGCGCTGATTGCAGAGCCGGAGGTCCTCCTTCTCGATGAACCTACCAGTGCGCTGGATGTATCTGTCCAGGCGGAAATCCTAAACCTCCTCGCGGATCTGCGCGAGAGACGACATTTGACGTATGTCCTCGTCAGCCACAACCTCGCGGTTATTGCACATCTGTGTCCTCGGATTGGAGTTATGATCGGCGGAGAGATGGTCGAGCAGCTGAGTTCTGAGGATCTGCGGGCTGGCAGGACTCGCCATCCGCATACGGCTCAATTGCGCGCTCTGAGCATCGACCTCGAAGAAGCTGCCTAA
- a CDS encoding serine hydrolase, protein MSVASTDLHWSSAQEAAAHITDMWAREEGPGGAIVLFDAKDIKIEACGGLESLATGTPFSSGSVVRYASITKHIFAAMALSHGSKLTLEDRLGTHLPNLRSPMADVTVGRALDMTGGLPDVRDTLSLLGLSVYTATDAQPILEFLYSLGSVNFPAGHEISYSNTGYRLVEAALKNKGLLFDELIQESTSRPLGIALRAPERWFDPVPGLVPGYWRSKEGWQLGTAGLHLSASGSLTGSARDLAIWLQALLGNRGPGAGWLERLSAPRFLADGRATRYGLGLAWSQIGTNWLVGHGGSHAGYKNYFLLDPQRNIGIVIVSNREDTAPSSLALQVMASLLGHALPSRSISIPNGLYATDSGPFWLEMKDGVATFLGAGETLYQGEDGWSVSLSAHMPMRLRWTGNAIEGEVGHVARRFFPVQPDDCLSYAQGHWICPAYHSDFTIRGDKLEMGVGPARTSAALSPLGGKRLLMDGMDGPWTKRSSLVFDGNHIALFLNRSRVIQFERAT, encoded by the coding sequence ATGTCTGTTGCTTCGACCGATTTGCACTGGTCTTCGGCTCAGGAAGCTGCCGCCCATATCACCGACATGTGGGCTCGGGAGGAAGGTCCCGGCGGGGCAATCGTGCTCTTCGACGCGAAAGACATCAAGATTGAAGCCTGCGGTGGCCTTGAGAGCCTGGCAACAGGCACGCCATTCTCTAGCGGCAGTGTCGTGCGATATGCATCAATCACTAAACATATCTTTGCCGCAATGGCATTAAGCCACGGAAGCAAGCTCACCCTTGAAGATCGCCTAGGGACCCATTTACCCAATTTGCGCAGCCCCATGGCCGATGTCACCGTCGGGCGGGCTCTTGACATGACCGGCGGTCTGCCTGATGTGCGCGATACATTGTCCTTGCTGGGCCTATCCGTCTATACGGCGACGGACGCACAGCCGATCCTGGAGTTTCTCTATAGCTTAGGAAGTGTGAACTTTCCGGCTGGACACGAAATTTCCTATTCCAATACAGGCTACCGCCTCGTCGAAGCCGCCCTGAAGAACAAAGGACTGCTTTTCGACGAGCTGATCCAGGAGAGCACCTCACGGCCGCTCGGGATCGCTCTTCGAGCTCCTGAACGATGGTTCGACCCCGTACCCGGCTTGGTACCGGGATATTGGCGATCCAAAGAGGGTTGGCAGCTTGGGACAGCGGGCCTGCACCTCTCAGCCTCCGGCAGCCTGACGGGCAGTGCGCGCGATTTGGCGATTTGGCTACAGGCGCTTCTAGGCAACAGAGGCCCCGGGGCAGGTTGGCTGGAGCGGCTCTCTGCGCCGCGATTCCTCGCCGATGGACGGGCAACCCGCTATGGGCTTGGGCTCGCTTGGTCACAAATCGGCACCAACTGGCTCGTCGGCCATGGCGGCTCGCACGCCGGCTATAAGAACTATTTTCTTCTCGATCCTCAGCGCAATATCGGTATCGTCATTGTATCTAACCGCGAGGACACTGCACCGTCGAGTTTAGCACTCCAGGTTATGGCGTCGCTTCTTGGGCACGCTTTGCCATCGCGCAGCATCTCAATTCCGAACGGCCTGTACGCGACAGACAGTGGCCCATTCTGGCTTGAGATGAAGGATGGTGTTGCAACCTTCCTTGGTGCAGGAGAAACTCTCTACCAAGGGGAGGATGGATGGTCAGTCTCGCTTTCAGCCCACATGCCGATGCGCCTGCGCTGGACAGGAAATGCTATCGAGGGTGAGGTTGGACATGTTGCCCGCCGCTTCTTCCCTGTTCAGCCTGATGACTGCCTGTCATACGCCCAGGGTCACTGGATATGCCCGGCCTATCATTCGGATTTCACGATCAGGGGCGACAAACTGGAGATGGGCGTCGGTCCTGCAAGAACGAGCGC
- a CDS encoding dipeptidase, which produces MTPETLIPVFDGHNDVLLRLWRAGDKSAELVFLNGGGMGHLDLPRAKSGGFAGGLFAIFIPSSANGVGSDGKPEALSPSLEEAQAATIELMSLLARIEHASDGRVKICRSGRDIRIAMESEALAAVLHVEGAEMIDPELKMLDVLYQAGLRSIGPVWSRPNIFGYGVPFRFPSTADIGPGLTEIGCELVKACNRMRIMIDLSHLNEQGFWDVVRLSSAPLVASHSNVYALSPHSRNLTDRQLDAIRDSDGLVGVNFGTMFIRADGRKDPDTKLEELVRHVDYLVDRIGIDRVGLGSDFDGTTVPQGLADAGHLPDLVKCLKDKGYNEEAMRKICHENWIGVLERTWGA; this is translated from the coding sequence ATGACACCTGAAACACTCATCCCAGTCTTTGATGGACATAACGATGTATTGCTGCGCCTCTGGCGGGCAGGCGATAAATCTGCTGAGCTTGTGTTCCTTAACGGGGGAGGGATGGGTCATTTAGATCTTCCGCGCGCCAAATCAGGCGGCTTTGCTGGTGGTCTTTTCGCTATCTTCATTCCATCTTCGGCCAATGGTGTCGGGAGCGATGGAAAGCCGGAGGCCCTGTCGCCCTCTCTCGAAGAGGCACAGGCCGCGACTATTGAGTTGATGTCGCTGCTCGCTCGGATAGAGCATGCATCCGACGGGCGGGTAAAGATCTGTCGCAGTGGCCGGGATATTCGTATCGCCATGGAAAGCGAGGCTCTGGCGGCCGTTCTCCACGTGGAGGGAGCCGAGATGATCGACCCTGAACTGAAGATGCTCGACGTGCTCTATCAAGCGGGGTTGCGTTCCATAGGGCCAGTTTGGAGTCGGCCGAACATTTTTGGTTATGGCGTTCCGTTTCGTTTCCCCTCCACGGCCGACATTGGACCGGGCCTGACCGAAATCGGGTGCGAGCTGGTGAAGGCCTGCAATCGCATGAGGATCATGATTGATCTCTCGCACCTTAATGAGCAGGGGTTCTGGGATGTCGTCAGACTTTCGAGTGCCCCGCTCGTGGCAAGCCACTCCAATGTCTATGCCCTCTCACCGCATTCGCGCAATTTGACCGATCGCCAGCTGGACGCGATACGAGACTCGGATGGTCTGGTTGGTGTGAACTTCGGCACAATGTTCATTCGCGCCGACGGCCGCAAAGATCCGGACACGAAACTCGAGGAACTCGTACGTCATGTCGATTATCTCGTCGACCGCATTGGGATCGACCGTGTTGGCCTCGGGTCCGACTTCGACGGAACTACGGTCCCGCAGGGGCTGGCCGATGCCGGTCATCTGCCGGATCTCGTCAAGTGCTTGAAAGATAAAGGGTATAATGAAGAGGCGATGCGAAAGATCTGCCATGAGAATTGGATTGGCGTCTTGGAAAGAACCTGGGGCGCCTAA
- a CDS encoding ABC transporter substrate-binding protein, giving the protein MFNRRTFLAGSAAASFFSYSALSAAFGDTPKDILVVAQQLDNMTSLDPHESFEAVGSEISSNCYQKLVKPSLDKPSEIVGDLAESWEPAADGKSITFRLRKDAKFASGQPVTAEDAAFSLQRAVIMNKGPAFIINQFGFTKDNAAERIKARDANTLVLTLEEPTSPSFLLYCLSANVGSVVEKKVAVEKAQGDDLGNGWLRQNTAGSGEWVLRSWKPSESIMLDANPTRQKGNVKRIILRHIVDPSAQLLMLQKGDADVARNLTTEQLRTLQGDANYNLVRKGVASLMVISMNQKSSNLAKPQVWQAIKWALDYQGIQKNIVPLTHTVHQSMVPGGFPGAIDDKPYQKDLAKAKALMAEAGLAEGFEVTMDHYSAQPYPDIAQTIQANLAEIGIRVKLMAAENRQVLTKMRARQHELILTAWGSDYFDPNTNVEAFCVNTDNGDDARNRTLAWRSSWQDKQMSERSVEALKERDPAKRIALYEKLQRDHMANSPFAIMMQAVTTAACRKNVSGVRLGTLSDTHSYAGASKA; this is encoded by the coding sequence ATGTTTAATCGGCGCACATTTCTCGCGGGCTCCGCAGCCGCGTCATTCTTCAGCTACTCGGCGCTGTCTGCCGCGTTTGGAGACACTCCGAAGGACATCCTTGTCGTCGCGCAGCAGCTCGACAACATGACTAGTCTCGATCCTCACGAGAGCTTTGAGGCCGTGGGGAGCGAGATCAGTAGCAACTGCTATCAGAAACTGGTCAAGCCTAGCCTGGACAAACCCTCCGAAATCGTCGGCGATCTAGCAGAATCCTGGGAGCCGGCCGCCGATGGCAAGTCCATTACCTTCCGACTGCGCAAGGATGCAAAGTTCGCAAGCGGCCAGCCTGTAACCGCTGAGGACGCGGCCTTTTCGCTGCAGCGCGCTGTGATCATGAACAAGGGTCCGGCCTTCATCATTAACCAGTTTGGTTTCACGAAGGACAATGCGGCTGAGCGCATTAAGGCCCGCGATGCCAATACCTTGGTGCTAACACTGGAAGAGCCAACCTCTCCATCTTTCCTTCTTTACTGCCTCTCTGCCAATGTTGGCAGCGTTGTCGAGAAGAAGGTGGCTGTCGAAAAGGCGCAGGGCGACGATCTCGGCAACGGCTGGTTGCGTCAGAATACGGCCGGATCCGGTGAGTGGGTGCTTCGTTCCTGGAAGCCGAGCGAGAGCATCATGCTCGATGCCAATCCCACCCGCCAGAAAGGCAATGTCAAGCGGATCATCCTCCGCCACATTGTCGACCCGTCCGCGCAACTCCTGATGCTTCAAAAGGGCGATGCAGATGTTGCGCGCAATCTGACGACCGAGCAGCTCCGCACACTTCAGGGCGACGCCAACTACAATCTGGTCCGGAAGGGAGTGGCCTCGCTCATGGTCATCTCCATGAATCAGAAGAGCTCCAACCTTGCAAAGCCGCAGGTCTGGCAGGCTATCAAATGGGCCCTCGACTACCAGGGCATTCAGAAGAATATCGTGCCCCTGACGCACACGGTGCATCAGAGCATGGTTCCAGGGGGCTTCCCGGGCGCGATCGACGATAAGCCCTACCAGAAGGATCTGGCGAAGGCGAAGGCACTGATGGCGGAGGCTGGACTGGCAGAGGGCTTTGAGGTGACCATGGACCACTACTCTGCCCAGCCCTATCCGGACATCGCCCAAACCATCCAGGCGAACCTCGCCGAGATTGGGATTCGTGTTAAGCTAATGGCTGCAGAGAACCGCCAGGTCCTGACCAAAATGCGCGCTCGCCAGCATGAGCTCATCCTGACCGCATGGGGCTCCGACTATTTCGACCCGAATACCAATGTGGAAGCTTTCTGCGTTAACACGGACAACGGCGACGACGCCCGCAACCGCACGCTTGCCTGGCGTTCGTCATGGCAGGACAAGCAGATGTCGGAGCGCTCTGTGGAAGCTCTTAAGGAGCGCGACCCTGCCAAGCGTATTGCTCTCTACGAAAAGCTCCAGCGCGACCACATGGCCAACAGCCCCTTCGCGATCATGATGCAGGCCGTTACAACGGCCGCCTGCCGCAAAAACGTCTCTGGGGTGCGCCTGGGCACACTCTCTGACACTCACTCCTATGCGGGGGCCAGCAAGGCGTGA
- a CDS encoding ABC transporter permease, translated as MSTVLSREWLLAETPASRTQAAWGRRYRAWLDLRSNPLAMIGLIIIVAFIALSLAAPLLATYDPGAQDLTNRLARPSAAHWLGTDELGRDIYSRILYGGRVTLGMVIAVVVLVAPLGLAIGCIAGYAGGIVDRMLMRVTDVFLAFPRLILALAFVAALKPGVESAILAIALTAWPPYARLARAETLTVRNSDFIAACRLTGAPSGRIVLRHVAPLCVPSLIVRITLDMSSIIITAASLGFLGMGAQPPSPEWGAMIATTKRFIFEQWWVPTIPGLAIFLASLAFNFLGDGLRDVLDPKQR; from the coding sequence ATGAGTACAGTCCTTTCTCGCGAATGGTTGCTGGCGGAAACGCCGGCCTCCCGAACCCAGGCCGCCTGGGGCCGACGCTACCGTGCATGGCTCGACCTGCGATCAAATCCATTGGCGATGATAGGCCTCATAATCATTGTGGCCTTCATCGCTTTGTCCCTAGCAGCCCCGCTACTTGCGACATATGATCCCGGTGCACAGGACCTAACGAATCGCCTCGCCCGCCCCTCAGCGGCACATTGGCTGGGCACGGACGAGCTCGGTCGCGATATCTACTCCCGTATCCTCTATGGCGGCCGGGTGACACTCGGCATGGTGATCGCAGTGGTTGTCCTGGTGGCACCGCTGGGTCTCGCCATAGGATGCATCGCTGGCTATGCAGGCGGCATTGTCGACCGGATGCTGATGCGCGTAACCGACGTTTTTCTGGCCTTTCCTCGCCTCATCCTGGCCCTGGCCTTCGTGGCCGCCCTAAAGCCGGGTGTGGAGAGCGCAATCCTAGCAATCGCGTTGACGGCTTGGCCTCCTTACGCGCGCCTTGCTAGAGCCGAGACCTTGACCGTGCGCAACAGCGATTTCATCGCTGCCTGCCGTCTGACGGGTGCTCCATCAGGACGCATCGTGCTCCGGCATGTAGCTCCGTTGTGCGTTCCGAGCCTCATCGTGCGCATCACACTGGATATGAGCTCCATCATTATCACGGCCGCGAGCCTCGGCTTTCTCGGCATGGGTGCCCAGCCGCCCTCACCCGAATGGGGAGCAATGATCGCGACTACCAAGCGTTTTATCTTCGAGCAATGGTGGGTTCCCACCATTCCTGGACTTGCCATATTCCTGGCCTCCCTAGCCTTCAATTTCTTGGGGGATGGCCTTCGTGATGTTCTCGATCCGAAGCAACGATGA
- a CDS encoding ABC transporter permease: MKKRLSALAGLLASVSLTLIGLVIITFLIGRVMPIDPVLAAVGDNAPQEVVERVRQEMGLDQPILQQFLYFLGQLLHGDLGRSILTRNLVTSDIARYFPATLELATAAIIVAALIGIPLGVWAAVRQGTWIDQAIRVVCLAGHSVPVFVLALISLLVFYAVLGIAPGPGRQDIIFQDMVPHVTGLLTIDALIAGDWDAFWDALAHMVQPVCILAYFSMAYITRMTRAFMLDALHGEYVITARAKGLSPATVIWIHAFPNVGVQLVTVLALTYAGLLEGAVVTETVFSWPGLGQYLTVSLMNADMNPVIGATLLVGLVYVGLNLLADALYRQLDPRVR; the protein is encoded by the coding sequence GTGAAGAAGCGACTTAGCGCGCTGGCGGGTCTTCTCGCCAGCGTTTCTCTCACTCTCATCGGGCTCGTGATCATCACCTTCTTAATCGGGCGTGTTATGCCCATCGACCCGGTACTCGCCGCGGTTGGGGACAACGCCCCTCAGGAGGTCGTCGAAAGAGTTCGCCAGGAAATGGGTCTGGACCAGCCAATCCTGCAGCAGTTCCTTTATTTTCTAGGACAACTGCTGCATGGCGACCTTGGTCGATCAATCCTGACAAGGAATCTCGTTACTAGCGACATTGCCCGCTATTTTCCGGCAACATTGGAGCTTGCCACAGCAGCGATCATCGTCGCAGCTCTGATCGGAATTCCTCTAGGGGTCTGGGCTGCCGTCCGGCAAGGCACATGGATTGATCAAGCAATCCGTGTCGTCTGTCTTGCCGGCCACTCAGTTCCTGTCTTCGTCTTGGCTCTAATCTCGCTTCTCGTCTTCTATGCAGTTCTCGGGATTGCACCAGGCCCTGGGCGGCAGGACATCATATTCCAGGATATGGTGCCCCATGTAACCGGCCTTCTGACGATCGACGCCTTGATTGCCGGGGACTGGGACGCGTTCTGGGATGCTCTGGCCCATATGGTGCAGCCCGTCTGTATTCTGGCCTATTTCAGCATGGCGTATATCACACGCATGACGCGCGCCTTCATGCTGGATGCCTTGCATGGCGAATACGTCATCACTGCACGAGCGAAGGGCCTATCGCCGGCGACAGTGATTTGGATACATGCCTTTCCAAACGTCGGCGTTCAGCTCGTTACCGTGCTAGCCCTAACCTATGCAGGCCTTTTGGAAGGCGCGGTCGTCACCGAGACGGTCTTTAGTTGGCCAGGTCTCGGGCAGTACCTCACTGTTTCCCTTATGAACGCCGATATGAACCCGGTAATCGGTGCCACTCTGCTGGTCGGCTTGGTTTATGTCGGCCTTAATCTGCTGGCAGACGCTCTCTATCGGCAGCTGGACCCGCGTGTCAGATGA
- a CDS encoding ABC transporter ATP-binding protein, with protein MLVDIKNLRVSFKTRTGTFEAVRGISLSLGTEKLGIVGESGSGKSLTARALMRLLPQSATITADRLSFDGMDIVKADERAMRRIRGKRVGFILQDPKYSLNPVMTIGRQVAEAWRTHKGGGRKEVRDAAVDLLDQVRIREPRRVYDLYPHEVSGGMGQRIMIAMMLAPDPSLLIADEPTSALDATVQAEILRLMEDLVSRRGMGLILISHDLPLVSHFCDRVAVMYTGRIVEELAAGSLSQAKHPYTRGLLNCLPSLAHPKSRLPVLSRDAAWLQS; from the coding sequence ATGCTGGTCGATATCAAAAATCTCCGGGTGTCTTTCAAGACCCGAACAGGCACCTTCGAGGCGGTGCGCGGCATTTCACTCTCTCTTGGCACCGAGAAGCTTGGAATCGTGGGGGAGAGCGGCTCGGGCAAGTCGCTCACGGCACGCGCCTTGATGCGCCTGCTTCCACAGAGCGCAACCATTACGGCGGACCGCCTCTCCTTCGATGGCATGGACATCGTGAAGGCCGACGAGCGTGCCATGCGCCGCATCCGCGGCAAACGGGTTGGGTTCATCCTTCAAGATCCGAAATACTCGCTCAACCCCGTCATGACGATCGGCCGGCAAGTGGCAGAGGCATGGCGAACCCACAAAGGTGGCGGGCGCAAGGAAGTTAGGGACGCCGCCGTCGACCTCCTCGACCAAGTGCGGATCCGAGAGCCGCGCCGCGTCTACGACCTTTATCCACATGAGGTGTCGGGAGGCATGGGCCAGCGCATTATGATCGCCATGATGCTGGCGCCTGACCCGTCGCTGTTGATTGCCGACGAGCCGACGAGTGCTCTGGATGCGACTGTTCAGGCGGAGATTCTGCGTCTCATGGAGGATCTCGTGTCCCGTCGCGGCATGGGTCTGATCCTCATCAGTCACGATCTCCCCCTCGTTTCTCATTTCTGCGACCGTGTTGCGGTCATGTATACGGGACGCATCGTGGAGGAGCTTGCAGCAGGCAGCCTCAGTCAAGCCAAGCATCCTTACACGCGGGGCCTGCTCAACTGCCTGCCCTCTCTTGCTCATCCCAAATCGCGTTTGCCGGTTTTGAGCCGCGACGCCGCATGGCTTCAATCATGA
- the flgA gene encoding flagellar basal body P-ring formation chaperone FlgA encodes MKKSLLVMLVAIFAAGIASHANAQSIILPVPAVTIYPGDTIKESMLKERSFLSTFRSRAAVIETPVQLIGKVARRTLLPGEAIPTNAVDDAQLVTRGSTTQIIFQEDGLTISAIGSPLQSGSLGEQIRVRNVDTGRIILGVVQADGTVRIGVR; translated from the coding sequence ATGAAGAAATCCTTGTTAGTCATGCTGGTTGCTATCTTTGCTGCCGGTATCGCTTCCCATGCGAATGCTCAAAGTATCATCCTGCCTGTGCCCGCTGTAACGATCTATCCTGGGGATACAATCAAAGAGTCGATGCTCAAGGAGAGGAGCTTTCTCTCGACATTCCGTTCCCGCGCCGCAGTCATTGAGACACCCGTCCAGCTTATTGGGAAAGTTGCAAGGAGGACGCTGCTTCCCGGAGAGGCAATCCCAACCAATGCTGTTGATGACGCTCAGTTGGTGACGCGTGGATCGACAACGCAGATCATTTTTCAGGAAGACGGCCTAACCATCTCTGCCATAGGATCACCCCTGCAGTCAGGTAGTTTGGGAGAGCAGATCCGCGTTCGCAACGTTGATACCGGAAGAATTATTCTTGGTGTCGTTCAGGCTGACGGAACAGTGCGCATCGGTGTACGCTGA
- the flgB gene encoding flagellar basal body rod protein FlgB: protein MGDIYLFDVASRQAQWLAVRQATISSNIANANTPGFKAKDVEPFSKVFDQTQLTMAATDKGHLGFDAVHAKPAKVKKIDSWDVMHSGNSVSVEQEMMKAGEISREYSLNTSIVKSFHRMLLASTRSGQ, encoded by the coding sequence GTGGGGGATATCTATCTTTTCGATGTCGCCTCGAGACAGGCGCAATGGCTTGCGGTTCGGCAAGCAACGATCTCGAGCAACATCGCTAACGCAAATACGCCGGGCTTCAAGGCCAAGGACGTCGAGCCCTTCTCGAAGGTCTTCGACCAGACGCAGCTGACGATGGCTGCAACCGATAAAGGTCATCTTGGGTTCGATGCTGTTCACGCAAAGCCGGCGAAGGTCAAGAAAATCGATAGCTGGGATGTCATGCATTCTGGAAACTCCGTGAGTGTCGAGCAAGAGATGATGAAAGCCGGTGAGATCAGCCGGGAATACTCGCTCAATACTAGCATCGTGAAATCATTCCATAGAATGTTGCTGGCCAGCACGAGGTCAGGGCAATGA
- a CDS encoding flagellar hook-basal body complex protein FliE, protein MLEAISSITSAIDKANTLSSTRAVQATRLAPAAPSQSVDFGDIMVQVASNAAQTLRAGESAAIAGIQGKASVQQVVEAVMSAEQALQTAIAIRDKVVAAYQEISRMAI, encoded by the coding sequence ATGCTCGAAGCAATTTCATCGATTACTTCGGCCATCGATAAGGCGAACACCCTCTCCTCAACGCGTGCCGTCCAGGCAACAAGGCTTGCCCCCGCAGCTCCTTCCCAGAGTGTCGATTTTGGCGACATCATGGTGCAGGTTGCCTCAAATGCTGCTCAGACCCTGCGCGCTGGAGAATCGGCCGCGATCGCGGGCATCCAGGGAAAAGCCTCAGTCCAGCAAGTTGTTGAGGCAGTAATGTCGGCTGAGCAGGCCTTGCAGACCGCAATCGCGATCAGAGACAAGGTTGTCGCAGCCTATCAAGAAATCTCGCGTATGGCGATCTGA
- the flgC gene encoding flagellar basal body rod protein FlgC encodes MIDPLQASSRLAGAGLEAQSMRLRIVSENIANAQSTGKTAGSDPYARKTITFRSELDRALDTASVKVKEIGIDQAPFRVEYDPGNPAADENGYVKMPNVNMLVEMADMREANRSYEANLQMMKQTRSMISSLIDLLRGA; translated from the coding sequence ATGATCGATCCTTTACAGGCCTCATCGCGATTGGCTGGAGCAGGGCTTGAAGCGCAGTCCATGCGCCTCCGTATCGTTTCCGAGAATATTGCCAATGCTCAGTCGACTGGGAAAACAGCGGGATCCGATCCTTACGCTCGCAAGACAATTACTTTCAGAAGCGAGCTCGATCGCGCTCTCGATACAGCGTCCGTGAAAGTTAAGGAAATCGGTATCGATCAGGCCCCCTTCCGAGTGGAGTATGATCCCGGCAATCCCGCCGCCGACGAAAACGGTTACGTCAAGATGCCGAACGTGAACATGCTCGTTGAAATGGCCGATATGCGGGAAGCCAATCGGTCCTACGAAGCCAATCTTCAAATGATGAAGCAGACACGCTCCATGATTTCAAGCCTCATCGATCTCCTGAGAGGTGCATGA